The following are encoded in a window of Epilithonimonas zeae genomic DNA:
- the hisIE gene encoding bifunctional phosphoribosyl-AMP cyclohydrolase/phosphoribosyl-ATP diphosphatase HisIE, producing MTIKFDNNTGLVPVIIQDYLNLKVLMLGYMNQEALDKTLLEKKVTFFSRSKNRLWTKGETSGNFLELVDWKIDCDQDTILIKAKPFGPTCHNGTTTCFAEETDKGFLYELQQTISKKIDNDDSKSYTNELYKRGINKVAQKVGEEAVELVIEAKDNNDELFLNEASDLLYHYLILLKAKGFTIEDVEKVLKSRSK from the coding sequence ATGACTATAAAATTTGACAACAATACAGGCTTGGTTCCCGTCATCATTCAGGATTATCTCAATCTGAAAGTTCTGATGCTCGGTTATATGAATCAGGAAGCTCTCGACAAAACTCTGCTGGAAAAGAAAGTCACATTTTTCTCCCGTTCCAAAAACAGACTTTGGACAAAAGGTGAAACTTCTGGAAACTTTCTTGAATTAGTTGATTGGAAAATCGATTGTGACCAAGATACGATTTTGATTAAAGCAAAACCTTTCGGACCAACTTGTCACAACGGAACAACGACTTGCTTTGCAGAAGAAACCGACAAGGGGTTTCTGTACGAACTGCAGCAAACTATTTCTAAAAAAATAGATAATGACGATTCGAAATCGTACACCAATGAACTTTACAAAAGAGGCATCAACAAAGTGGCTCAAAAAGTGGGTGAAGAAGCTGTAGAACTCGTCATAGAAGCCAAAGACAACAACGATGAACTTTTCCTTAATGAAGCTTCGGATTTACTTTATCACTATTTGATTTTGCTGAAGGCTAAAGGTTTTACGATTGAAGATGTTGAGAAAGTTTTAAAATCCAGAAGTAAATAA
- a CDS encoding N-acetylmuramoyl-L-alanine amidase family protein, producing the protein MTIKTINYEESIENYQRSCAWSFAVFQHFKRKKVVVLNIAKKIKALNQNQNLEIVLTRDDDSFPKLTDRTGKINELKPDYAISLHINNSPRETTDSKGVEVFPQDNEVSKKLATKFSEKFQNSKIRTGNLHILRESKTPTILLELGFMNNPNERNYLASEKGQTETAEKILKFIDEN; encoded by the coding sequence ATAACAATCAAAACAATTAATTATGAGGAATCTATTGAGAATTATCAGCGTAGTTGCGCTTGGAGTTTTGCTGTCTTTCAACATTTCAAGAGAAAAAAAGTAGTTGTCCTCAACATTGCCAAGAAAATAAAAGCCTTAAATCAAAATCAAAATCTCGAAATTGTATTGACAAGAGACGATGACAGCTTCCCAAAATTGACCGACAGAACGGGAAAAATCAATGAATTGAAGCCCGATTATGCAATTTCTCTGCACATCAACAATTCGCCAAGAGAAACCACAGATAGTAAAGGAGTGGAAGTTTTTCCTCAAGACAATGAAGTTTCAAAAAAGTTGGCAACCAAGTTTTCCGAAAAGTTTCAAAATTCTAAAATCAGAACTGGAAATCTGCACATTCTGAGAGAATCTAAAACGCCAACAATCCTATTGGAATTAGGTTTTATGAATAATCCAAACGAAAGAAATTATCTCGCCAGCGAAAAAGGACAAACCGAAACAGCAGAAAAAATATTGAAATTTATTGATGAGAATTAA
- the pdxH gene encoding pyridoxamine 5'-phosphate oxidase, with the protein MNNENLHDKRKVYDKSQLIETAIKENPIEQFRNWFLDAEENPQVSEANAMAISTVEEDGCPRTRMVLLKSYNWEGFVFYTNYDSRKGKSLERTQKACLSFFWPSLERQIIIKANIERIAENLSDGYFHSRPKGSQLGAAVSPQSQEIPNRNFLENKLKDLEKEFENKEVPRPENWGGYIAKPYEIEFWQGRPNRLHDRIIYSLTKDFDWKISRLAP; encoded by the coding sequence ATGAACAACGAAAACCTCCACGATAAAAGAAAAGTTTACGATAAATCCCAACTCATCGAAACCGCGATCAAAGAAAACCCCATCGAACAATTCCGCAACTGGTTTCTGGATGCCGAAGAAAATCCACAAGTTTCCGAAGCTAATGCAATGGCAATTTCCACCGTCGAAGAAGACGGATGCCCCAGAACTAGAATGGTTTTGCTAAAATCGTACAATTGGGAAGGCTTTGTTTTTTACACCAATTACGACAGCCGAAAAGGAAAATCGCTTGAGAGAACACAAAAGGCTTGTCTCAGCTTTTTCTGGCCAAGTCTGGAAAGACAAATCATCATCAAAGCCAATATTGAGCGAATTGCAGAAAATCTTAGCGACGGCTATTTTCATTCGAGACCAAAAGGAAGCCAGTTAGGCGCTGCAGTTTCACCTCAAAGTCAGGAAATTCCCAACCGAAATTTCCTAGAAAATAAATTGAAAGACCTCGAAAAAGAATTTGAAAACAAAGAAGTTCCAAGACCCGAAAACTGGGGTGGCTACATCGCAAAACCTTACGAAATAGAATTTTGGCAAGGTCGTCCAAACCGTCTTCACGATAGGATTATTTACTCGTTGACAAAAGATTTTGATTGGAAAATCTCCAGATTGGCGCCTTAA
- a CDS encoding YqgE/AlgH family protein: MNYSYKGKILISTPDISGDIFSRSVVLIIEHNENGAFGLILNKKNKNMSSRLLNIFGFPVDLYEGGPVENDKAYFILKGQKITAQFSKINDDFYITEDIDSVVSSIVDGSTNIEDIKVFSGYSGWSPLQLEGEIQRKMWTIVDVYNLDYTLPNDQNLWKNIMQNLGGEFLLWANAPEDVSLN; the protein is encoded by the coding sequence ATGAATTACTCGTACAAAGGTAAAATTTTAATCTCAACGCCTGATATTTCCGGCGATATATTTTCGCGTTCTGTGGTGCTGATTATTGAGCATAACGAGAATGGTGCTTTTGGGCTGATTTTGAACAAAAAGAACAAAAATATGAGTTCCCGTCTGCTGAATATTTTCGGATTTCCAGTGGATTTGTATGAAGGCGGACCGGTGGAAAATGATAAGGCTTATTTTATCTTGAAAGGTCAAAAAATTACAGCGCAATTTTCGAAAATCAATGATGACTTCTACATTACGGAAGATATTGATTCTGTAGTTTCGTCAATTGTTGATGGTTCTACAAATATTGAAGATATCAAAGTTTTTTCGGGATACTCTGGTTGGTCTCCATTGCAATTGGAAGGCGAAATCCAACGTAAGATGTGGACGATTGTAGATGTTTACAATTTGGATTATACACTTCCGAATGACCAGAATCTATGGAAAAATATTATGCAAAATCTGGGTGGCGAATTTTTGCTTTGGGCTAATGCGCCGGAGGATGTGAGTCTGAATTAA